One Manihot esculenta cultivar AM560-2 chromosome 6, M.esculenta_v8, whole genome shotgun sequence DNA segment encodes these proteins:
- the LOC122723882 gene encoding uncharacterized protein LOC122723882: MVELKKDSGLSWEVELSWEDVLLGCNDLPQLSLTEQVGFLRLTSVDKKYDVERCMFVSTLQDCRAAASNVKMDQIKPPKNFTLSRESMNAALDVLRAGRSVSEATQEVAQVSAARTERAPRVTDRSVEDPRHVRTDVASSLEDVPKERAQVTPVDRRASSGEMEVLGASVEIAPAAEDVLMEGVESELKDSIPPREESSVAPEGAVEEATNKRPPPSEAPAPAPVPKSSRASRRPAPALPPLEKEKTPVVPLLSATDNEILNAEDITHQSPASVVAEILRKRMFGGLQRLRTLVMGLFMEVDARDHSLREFVDRRIEEARLEENLSATSDARGNLAMAHEHSKSLQVKLSYTLDALKRADEKAAAVEIRCDEALKQLSSLEEVRRERDEAVSQKNKVWHQYKALKADSEAAQTHYDAVIAQREEALARIVVLEQELIKHANSEKDLALAAEASRLQNQHLCQEVEALKRRCSALLEDAKHAEDRVQLECEERLREYKESAELKKEIEQACEALLQSYKDSSELKAKIAEAYEARLAKFKASDEMKNAIWHKGFRMFVSSFNRGLREARHALSTPLAQLRALEIDSDGEEVHYGEDDRPFPKGVPHIATESLEEGTELKEGDGQETAGPEEEGVESLREYAGPQEGGAGSEIVPYVGPGAQSKILALPRLVV; the protein is encoded by the exons ATGGTTGAGCTGAAGAAGGACTCCGGGTTGTCTTGGGAGGTGGAGCTCTCATGGGAGGATGTCCTTCTAGgctgcaatgacctgccccaGCTAAGTCTTACCGAGCAGGTCGGGttccttcgactgacttctgttgacaagaagtatgatgtcgaaagGTGTATGTTTGTGTCCACCCTTCAGGATTGCAGGGCTGCCG CTTCTAACGTTAAGATGGACCAAATCAAGCCCCCAAAGAACTTTACCCTATCTCGGGAGAGTATGAATGCTGCCTTAGATGTCCTCCGAGCTGGGCGGTCCGTGTCGGAAGCCACTCAGGAGGTGGCCCAG GTCTCTGCTGCGAGGACGGAGAGGGCTCCCAGGGTTACTGACAGGTCGGTTGAAGATCCTAGGCATGTGAGGACGGATGTTGCCTCATCTTTGGAGGATGTCCCTAAAGAGAGAGCCCAAGTCACTCCGGTTGATAGGAGAGCCTCAAGCGGTGAAATGGAGGTTTTAGGAGCTTCCGTGGAGATTGCCCCCGCAGCTGAGGACGTTCTTATGGAGGGGGTCGAGTCCGAGCTAAAGGATAGCATTCCTCCCCGAGAGGAGTCCTCAGTTGCCCCTGAGGGTGCTGTCGAGGAGGCCACGAACAAGCGTCCTCCCCCTTCTGAAGCGCCTGCCCCGGCTCCTGTCCCCAAGAGTTCTCGGGCCTCCAGAAGACCAGCTCCTGCCCTGCCTCCTCTAGAAAAGGAAAAAACTCCTGTGGTGCCTCTGCTCTCTGCTACTGACAACGAGATTCTGAACGCAGAGGACATCACTCACCAATCTCCAGCAAGCGTTGTCGCGGAGATCCTAAGGAAGCGGATGTTTGGCGGGCTACAGAGGCTTCGGACCCTC GTGATGGGCCTTttcatggaggtggatgctcgtgaccactctctccgggagtTTGTAGAtcgccggattgaggaggcaCGCCTAGAGGAGAACTTGTCTGCCACCAGTGATGCCAGGGGCAATCTTGCAATGGCCCACGAGCATTCGAAGTCCTTACAGGtgaaactatcatataccctgGACGCTCTCAAGAGAGCTGATGAAAAGGCAGCTGCGGTAGAAATTCGCTGTGATGAAGCTTTGAAACAACTGTCTTCCCTGGAAGAGGTTCGGCGGGAGAGGGACGAGGCTGTGAGCCAAAAGAACAAGGTCTGGCACCAATACAAGGCCTTAAAGGCAGATTCTGAGGCAGCCCAGACTCATTATGATGCCGTGATAGCCCAAAGGGAGGAAGCCTTGGCTCGAATAGTGGTCCTCGAGCAAGAGCTGATTAAGCATGCAAATAGTGAGAAAGACCTGGCCCTGGCAGCAGAGGCATCTAGACTTCAAAACCAGCATCTCTGCCAGGAGGTCGAGGCTCTTAAGAGGAGgtgttcagccctgctcgaggatgCCAAGCACGCTGAAGATAGAGTCCAATTAGAGTGTGAGGAGCGCCTAAGGGAGTACAAGGAGTCGGCAGAGCTGAAAAAGgagattgagcaggcctgtgaagctcttCTCCAAAGTTACAAGGACTCTTCTGAGTTAAAGGCGAAGATAGCTGAGGCCTACGAGGCGCGACTTGCAAAATTCAAAGCCTCTGACGAGATGAAAAATGCAATCTGGCATAAGGGCTTCCGCATGTTCGTCTCCAGTTTCAATCGGGGCTTGAGGGAAGCCAGGCATGCCCTTTCCACCCCGCTAGCGCAACTCCGAGCTCTTGAGATagactctgatggcgaggaggtgcATTATGGGGAGGATGACAGACCCTTTCCCAAAGGAGTTCCTCACATTGCAACTGAGTCTCTTGAAGAGGGTACCGAGCTTAAGGAGGGAGATGGGCAGGAGACCGCTGGGCCTGAAGAGGAAGGTGTCGAGTCTCTGAGGGAATATGCTGGACCTCAAGAGGGAGGTGCTGGGAGTGAGATAGTGCCCTATGTGGGCCCTGGGGCCCAGAGCAAAATACTGGCCCTCCCCAGACTAGTAGTGTAA